A genomic region of Friedmanniella luteola contains the following coding sequences:
- the metG gene encoding methionine--tRNA ligase, with product MSSRVLTAVAWPYANGPRHIGHVSGFGVPSDVFSRYQRMIGNDVLMVSGTDEHGTPISVQAEREGMTTRELADKYNRVIVDDLAGLGLSYDLFTRTTTLNHYAVVQELFLGLWKNGYVVPRTTMGAVSPSTGRTLPDRYIEGTCPICGYDGARGDQCDNCGNQLDPADLINPRSRINGETPKFVETEHFFLDLPALAGSLGTWLGQRTDWRPNVLKFSQNLLADLRPRAITRDLDWGVPVPLDGWRDQPMKRLYVWFDAVIGYLSASVEWARRTGDPDAWQQWWVDPEALSYYFMGKDNIVFHSVIWPGILLGHNGEGDHGGTVGPLGQLRLPDEVVSSEYLTMSGAKFSTSRNKVIYVGDFLRDFGPDALRYFIAVAGPETTDSDFTWDEFVRRTNFELANEWGNLVNRSVSMAHKNNGAVPTPGTLTDLDQTLLATARGSFDVVGELLGRNRLKAAMSEAMRVAGAANKYLSDAEPWKLKDDPERRDTVLHTALQVVSDVNTLMTPFLPHAAQKVHEALGGGGVWAAQPEVREVSEEGGPDYPVLMGEYAAQQARWASTPLEPGRPLHKPTPLFPKLDEKLGETGPDWAPIGS from the coding sequence ATGAGCTCACGCGTGCTGACCGCTGTCGCGTGGCCGTATGCCAACGGCCCGCGCCACATCGGTCACGTCTCCGGTTTCGGGGTCCCGTCCGACGTCTTCTCCCGCTACCAGCGGATGATCGGCAACGACGTCTTGATGGTGTCCGGCACCGACGAGCACGGCACGCCGATCTCGGTGCAGGCGGAGCGGGAGGGGATGACCACCCGGGAGCTCGCGGACAAGTACAACCGGGTGATCGTCGACGACCTGGCGGGCCTGGGGCTGTCCTACGACCTCTTCACCCGCACCACCACCCTGAACCACTACGCGGTGGTGCAGGAGTTGTTCCTCGGGCTGTGGAAGAACGGCTACGTCGTCCCGAGGACGACGATGGGCGCGGTCAGCCCGTCGACCGGCCGGACGCTGCCGGACCGCTACATCGAGGGCACCTGCCCGATCTGCGGCTACGACGGCGCCCGCGGCGACCAGTGCGACAACTGCGGCAACCAGCTGGACCCGGCCGACCTCATCAACCCGCGCTCCCGGATCAACGGGGAGACGCCGAAGTTCGTCGAGACCGAGCACTTCTTCCTCGACCTGCCGGCCCTAGCCGGCTCGCTGGGGACGTGGCTGGGACAGCGCACCGACTGGCGGCCCAACGTGCTCAAGTTCAGCCAGAACCTGCTGGCCGACCTGCGGCCCCGGGCCATCACCCGCGACCTCGACTGGGGTGTGCCGGTGCCGCTGGACGGCTGGCGCGACCAGCCGATGAAGCGGCTCTACGTCTGGTTCGACGCCGTCATCGGCTACCTGTCGGCCTCGGTGGAGTGGGCCCGGCGGACCGGGGACCCGGACGCCTGGCAGCAGTGGTGGGTGGACCCCGAGGCGCTCAGCTACTACTTCATGGGCAAGGACAACATCGTCTTCCACTCCGTCATCTGGCCGGGCATCCTGCTCGGCCACAACGGCGAGGGCGACCACGGCGGCACCGTCGGACCGCTCGGGCAGCTGCGGCTGCCGGACGAGGTCGTCTCCAGCGAGTACCTGACCATGAGCGGCGCCAAGTTCTCCACCAGCCGCAACAAGGTGATCTACGTCGGCGACTTCCTGCGCGACTTCGGCCCCGACGCGCTGCGCTACTTCATCGCCGTCGCCGGCCCGGAGACCACGGACTCCGACTTCACCTGGGACGAGTTCGTCCGCCGGACCAACTTCGAGCTGGCCAACGAGTGGGGCAACCTCGTCAACCGCTCGGTCTCGATGGCGCACAAGAACAACGGCGCGGTGCCGACTCCGGGCACCCTCACCGACCTCGACCAGACGCTGCTGGCCACCGCCCGGGGCTCCTTCGACGTCGTCGGCGAGCTGCTCGGCCGCAACCGGCTCAAGGCGGCGATGAGCGAGGCGATGCGGGTCGCCGGGGCCGCCAACAAGTACCTCTCCGACGCCGAGCCCTGGAAGCTCAAGGACGACCCGGAGCGCCGGGACACGGTGCTGCACACCGCCCTGCAGGTGGTGAGCGACGTCAACACGCTGATGACGCCCTTCCTGCCCCACGCCGCCCAGAAGGTGCACGAGGCGCTGGGCGGCGGCGGCGTCTGGGCGGCGCAGCCCGAGGTGCGCGAGGTCAGCGAGGAGGGCGGCCCGGACTACCCCGTGCTGATGGGGGAGTACGCCGCGCAGCAGGCCCGCTGGGCCAGCACCCCGCTGGAGCCCGGCCGCCCGCTGCACAAGCCGACCCCGCTGTTCCCCAAGCTCGACGAGAAGCTGGGCGAGACCGGACCCGACTGGGCGCCGATCGGGTCCTGA
- a CDS encoding ArgE/DapE family deacylase: MLTATEAAALALLDEAGTVATLRDLVAVPSVGGSDAEVEIQALLARRLTELGHEVDHWPLDLAALRAHPDHPGEEAERAEAWGLVGTTGGRDGEDPVPALVLEAHVDVVLPGDLDAWSSDPFTPVVDGDDLVARGSNDMKGGLAAVLAAAAAVRASGAELVRPLAVHCVVGEEDGGLGAFATLQRGHRGAACVIPEPTGLDLVTANAGALTFRIEVPGVATHGSTAYVGVSAIDRYLGLHRALAALQERRNADPEPLFRHLPVAYPISVGRLVAGDWPSSVPDLLVAEGRYGLRVEEDPTTARAELEAAVAEAADADPFLRDHPPVVTWRGGQFAGGHLPSGHVLRDVVGLAHSAVAGGPPPRERGAPYGSDLRLYAAAGVPTLHYGPGDIRTAHGPDERVPLAEVLTCARVLTLAVLRLCT; encoded by the coding sequence GTGCTCACCGCCACCGAGGCCGCCGCGCTCGCCCTGCTGGACGAGGCCGGCACCGTCGCCACGCTCCGCGACCTGGTCGCCGTCCCCAGCGTCGGCGGCAGCGACGCCGAGGTCGAGATCCAGGCGCTGCTGGCCCGCCGGCTCACCGAGCTGGGCCACGAGGTCGACCACTGGCCACTGGACCTGGCCGCCCTCCGGGCGCACCCCGACCACCCGGGGGAGGAGGCCGAGCGGGCCGAGGCCTGGGGCCTGGTGGGCACCACCGGCGGCCGCGACGGCGAGGACCCGGTGCCCGCGCTGGTGCTGGAGGCGCACGTCGACGTCGTCCTGCCCGGGGACCTCGACGCCTGGAGCTCCGACCCGTTCACCCCCGTCGTCGACGGCGACGACCTGGTGGCCCGGGGCAGCAACGACATGAAGGGCGGGTTGGCCGCCGTGCTGGCGGCGGCCGCCGCGGTCCGGGCCAGCGGGGCCGAGCTGGTGCGGCCGCTCGCGGTGCACTGCGTCGTCGGCGAGGAGGACGGCGGGCTGGGGGCGTTCGCCACCCTGCAGCGCGGCCACCGCGGCGCGGCCTGCGTCATCCCCGAACCCACCGGGCTGGACCTGGTGACCGCCAACGCCGGCGCCCTCACCTTCCGGATCGAGGTGCCGGGGGTGGCCACGCACGGCAGCACGGCCTACGTCGGGGTGTCCGCCATCGACCGCTACCTCGGCCTGCACCGGGCGCTGGCCGCCCTGCAGGAGCGGCGCAACGCCGACCCCGAGCCGCTGTTCCGGCACCTGCCGGTGGCCTACCCGATCTCGGTCGGCCGGCTCGTCGCCGGCGACTGGCCGAGCAGCGTGCCCGACCTGCTGGTGGCCGAGGGCCGCTACGGCCTGCGGGTCGAGGAGGACCCGACGACGGCTCGCGCGGAGCTGGAGGCCGCGGTGGCCGAGGCCGCCGACGCCGACCCGTTCCTGCGCGACCACCCGCCGGTGGTGACCTGGCGGGGCGGTCAGTTCGCCGGCGGCCACCTGCCGTCGGGACACGTGCTCCGCGACGTCGTCGGCCTCGCCCACTCCGCGGTGGCCGGCGGTCCCCCGCCCCGCGAACGGGGCGCCCCCTACGGCAGCGACCTGCGCCTCTACGCCGCCGCCGGCGTCCCGACCCTGCACTACGGCCCGGGCGACATCCGCACCGCGCACGGCCCGGACGAGCGCGTCCCCCTCGCCGAGGTGCTCACCTGCGCCCGCGTCCTCACCCTCGCGGTCCTGCGACTCTGCACCTGA
- a CDS encoding adenosine deaminase, producing the protein MTLAPDLLRSLPKVSLHDHLDGGLRPATVFGIATEIGHPLPADSPEALGRWFAESANSGSLVRYLETFDHTIAVMQTPEHLRRVAREFVEDLAADGVVYGEARWAPEQHTRGGLSEADAVEAVRDGLTEGMLVCADRGHRLQVQQLVTSMRHVEPSTRIAELALAYRDQGVAGFDIAGAEDGFPAERFLPAFQLLKQASFPYTIHAGEAAGVDSIWGALQVCSANRIGHGVRIVEDITSNDDGSVTLGRLAAYVRDQQIPLELCPSSNAQTGAVASLDAHPFPLLDGLGFVVTVNSDNQLMSGTTLSHEMGVLVDHLGYDLDGLERITLNAAASAFLPHPLREELIDDVILPGFEAARG; encoded by the coding sequence ATGACGCTCGCCCCCGACCTGCTGCGCTCGCTGCCCAAGGTCTCCCTGCACGACCACCTCGACGGCGGGCTGCGGCCCGCGACCGTCTTCGGGATCGCCACGGAGATCGGCCACCCGCTGCCCGCGGACAGCCCCGAGGCGCTCGGCCGCTGGTTCGCCGAGTCGGCCAACTCGGGCTCGCTGGTCCGCTACCTCGAGACCTTCGACCACACCATCGCGGTGATGCAGACGCCGGAGCACCTGCGCCGCGTCGCCCGCGAGTTCGTCGAGGACCTGGCCGCCGACGGCGTCGTCTACGGCGAGGCCCGCTGGGCCCCCGAGCAGCACACCCGGGGCGGGCTCAGCGAGGCCGACGCCGTCGAGGCCGTCCGCGACGGGCTGACCGAGGGCATGCTCGTCTGCGCCGACCGCGGGCACCGGCTGCAGGTGCAGCAGCTGGTCACCTCCATGCGCCACGTCGAGCCGTCGACGCGGATCGCCGAGCTGGCCCTGGCCTACCGCGACCAGGGCGTCGCCGGCTTCGACATCGCCGGCGCCGAGGACGGCTTCCCGGCCGAGCGCTTCCTGCCGGCCTTCCAGCTGCTGAAGCAGGCCAGCTTCCCGTACACGATCCACGCGGGCGAGGCGGCCGGCGTCGACTCCATCTGGGGCGCGCTGCAGGTGTGCAGCGCCAACCGGATCGGTCACGGCGTGCGGATCGTCGAGGACATCACGAGCAACGACGACGGCTCGGTGACGCTCGGCCGGCTGGCGGCCTACGTGCGCGACCAGCAGATCCCGCTGGAGCTGTGCCCCTCCTCCAACGCCCAGACCGGGGCCGTCGCCTCGCTGGACGCGCACCCGTTCCCGCTGCTCGACGGGCTCGGCTTCGTCGTGACCGTCAACAGCGACAACCAGCTGATGAGCGGGACCACGCTGAGCCACGAGATGGGCGTGCTCGTCGACCACCTCGGCTACGACCTCGACGGCCTGGAACGGATCACCCTCAACGCGGCGGCGTCGGCGTTCCTGCCGCACCCGCTGCGCGAGGAGCTGATCGACGACGTCATCCTCCCCGGCTTCGAGGCCGCCCGGGGCTGA
- a CDS encoding cytidine deaminase has product MSAPDWDLLRARAREMTARAYAPYSDYQVGAAALVDDGRVVVGCNVENAAYGVTLCAECGLVSALHASGGGRLVAFACVDKRGLALMPCGRCRQLLWENGGPDCLVDSPAGIVTMAEVLPQAFGADQLDEVERHPGSHA; this is encoded by the coding sequence ATGAGCGCCCCGGACTGGGACCTGCTCCGGGCGCGAGCCCGGGAGATGACCGCCCGGGCCTACGCGCCCTACTCGGACTACCAGGTCGGCGCGGCCGCGCTGGTGGACGACGGCCGGGTGGTGGTCGGCTGCAACGTGGAGAACGCCGCCTACGGCGTCACCCTCTGCGCGGAGTGCGGGCTCGTCTCGGCCCTGCACGCCAGCGGGGGCGGCCGGCTGGTCGCGTTCGCCTGCGTCGACAAGCGCGGGCTGGCCCTGATGCCGTGCGGCCGCTGCCGCCAGCTGCTCTGGGAGAACGGCGGGCCGGACTGCCTCGTCGACTCACCCGCCGGCATCGTCACGATGGCGGAGGTGCTCCCGCAGGCCTTCGGCGCCGACCAGCTGGACGAGGTCGAGCGCCACCCCGGCAGCCACGCCTGA
- a CDS encoding ABC transporter permease, translating to MESAEKRRQRLSTGVLIGVVGLLLLVALGSTSGQARFALSNAFDEVQLPTVALPGLATVAGCAVLCLLAAAAFLSGRLTGRLPTVAGVVAGLAVVLGFLTWAAAGRDLPFPVSNQFAGTLALATPLVLGALCGVLCERAGVVNVSIEGQFLTAAFAAAVVGSLTGSVTAAILAAVVAGLVMAALLALFAINYLVNQVVLGVVLNLLAVGITGFLFDQLVQPASQRYNAAPVLEPLPIPLLEKIPFFGSVLFSQNVLAYLAGFAVLVVWLLLYRSTWGLRVRATGEHPEAVDTVGISVRAVRWSAVLAGGLFAGVGGSFFTLASTGAFSKEFTVGNGFIALAAVIMGRWRPVLAALMCLFFGFVTQMASQLQTLSTPMPSQFLLVLPYVATIIAVAGLVGRVRPPAADGVAFEK from the coding sequence GTGGAGTCGGCCGAGAAGCGTCGGCAGCGGCTCTCCACCGGCGTGCTGATCGGCGTGGTCGGCCTGCTGCTGCTCGTCGCCCTCGGCTCCACCTCGGGCCAGGCCCGCTTCGCCCTGTCCAACGCCTTCGACGAGGTGCAGCTGCCCACCGTCGCCCTGCCGGGGCTGGCCACCGTGGCGGGCTGCGCGGTGCTCTGCCTGCTGGCGGCCGCCGCGTTCCTGTCCGGCCGGCTCACCGGGCGGCTGCCCACGGTCGCCGGCGTCGTCGCCGGACTGGCCGTGGTCCTCGGCTTCCTGACCTGGGCCGCGGCCGGCCGCGACCTGCCGTTCCCCGTCAGCAACCAGTTCGCCGGCACCCTGGCGCTCGCCACCCCGCTGGTCCTCGGGGCCCTGTGCGGCGTGCTCTGCGAGCGCGCCGGGGTGGTCAACGTGTCCATCGAGGGCCAGTTCCTCACCGCCGCGTTCGCCGCCGCGGTGGTGGGCAGCCTGACCGGCTCGGTCACCGCGGCCATCCTCGCCGCCGTCGTGGCCGGCCTCGTGATGGCCGCCCTGCTGGCGCTGTTCGCCATCAACTACCTGGTCAACCAGGTGGTGCTCGGCGTCGTGCTCAACCTGCTGGCCGTCGGGATCACCGGCTTCCTCTTCGACCAGCTCGTGCAGCCGGCCTCGCAGCGCTACAACGCCGCGCCGGTGCTGGAGCCGCTGCCCATCCCGCTGCTGGAGAAGATCCCGTTCTTCGGCTCGGTCCTGTTCTCCCAGAACGTGCTGGCCTACCTGGCCGGGTTCGCGGTGCTGGTGGTCTGGCTGCTGCTCTACCGGTCCACGTGGGGGCTCCGGGTCCGGGCGACCGGCGAGCACCCCGAGGCGGTCGACACCGTCGGGATCAGCGTGCGGGCCGTCCGCTGGTCGGCCGTGCTGGCGGGCGGGCTCTTCGCCGGCGTCGGCGGCTCGTTCTTCACCCTGGCCTCGACCGGGGCGTTCTCCAAGGAGTTCACCGTCGGCAACGGCTTCATCGCCCTCGCCGCGGTCATCATGGGCCGCTGGCGCCCGGTGCTGGCCGCGCTGATGTGCCTGTTCTTCGGCTTCGTCACCCAGATGGCCTCCCAGCTGCAGACGCTGAGCACGCCGATGCCCAGCCAGTTCCTGCTGGTGCTGCCCTACGTCGCGACGATCATCGCCGTCGCCGGGCTGGTCGGACGGGTCCGGCCGCCCGCCGCCGACGGCGTGGCGTTCGAGAAATGA
- a CDS encoding ABC transporter permease, with protein MTTTGTPQAASPAAAPQPTARPRRGIPWTEVATTLAAFVLAFAVGAVLMIVSDTEVRQTFTYFFDRPSDALAASWEKVAGAYSALVEGALGGYGPITETTAQAAPLICAGLGVGLAFRAGLFNIGAQGQAILGAVVAAYIGFSWSLPPGVHLVVAVLGGLVGGGLWGGVVGWLKARSGAHEVIVTIMMNYIAAGLLGYLLTTTAFRRPGRTDPISPLVEWNATLPRLEGGRLHLGFLLALLAAVGVWWLLDRSTTGFAIRAVGANPHAAATAGMSVARTTIITMVAAGALAGLAGVQAALGPSASGVPVPLSAGIVGSIGFDAITVALLGRSRPLGIVLAGLLFGALHAGGLAMQSVAQTPLTLTTALQALIVLFVAAPALVAKLLPFLRGRRLRPVGPAAEGGLA; from the coding sequence GTGACCACCACCGGCACCCCGCAGGCCGCCAGCCCGGCGGCCGCGCCCCAGCCGACGGCCCGGCCGCGGCGCGGGATCCCCTGGACGGAGGTGGCCACCACGCTCGCCGCCTTCGTGCTGGCCTTCGCGGTCGGCGCCGTCTTGATGATCGTCTCCGACACCGAGGTCCGGCAGACCTTCACCTACTTCTTCGACCGTCCCTCCGACGCCCTCGCGGCCAGCTGGGAGAAGGTCGCCGGCGCCTACTCGGCCCTGGTCGAGGGCGCCCTCGGCGGCTACGGGCCGATCACCGAGACGACGGCGCAGGCGGCTCCGCTGATCTGCGCCGGTCTCGGCGTCGGGCTGGCCTTCCGGGCCGGACTCTTCAACATCGGCGCGCAGGGCCAGGCCATCCTCGGTGCGGTCGTGGCGGCCTACATCGGCTTCTCCTGGTCGCTGCCGCCGGGCGTCCACCTGGTCGTGGCCGTGCTCGGCGGCCTGGTCGGCGGCGGGTTGTGGGGCGGCGTCGTGGGCTGGTTGAAGGCCCGCTCGGGCGCCCACGAGGTGATCGTGACGATCATGATGAACTACATCGCCGCCGGCCTGCTGGGCTACCTGCTCACCACGACCGCGTTCCGGCGCCCGGGTCGGACCGACCCGATCTCGCCGCTGGTCGAGTGGAACGCGACGCTGCCGCGGCTGGAGGGCGGTCGGCTGCACCTCGGCTTCCTGCTGGCCCTGCTGGCCGCGGTCGGGGTCTGGTGGCTGCTGGACCGCTCGACCACCGGCTTCGCGATCCGCGCCGTCGGGGCCAACCCGCACGCCGCCGCGACGGCCGGGATGAGCGTGGCCCGCACGACGATCATCACCATGGTCGCCGCCGGGGCGCTCGCCGGTCTGGCCGGCGTCCAGGCGGCGCTCGGGCCGAGCGCCTCCGGGGTGCCGGTGCCGCTCTCGGCGGGCATCGTCGGCTCCATCGGCTTCGACGCCATCACCGTCGCCCTGCTCGGCCGGTCCCGCCCGCTCGGCATCGTGCTGGCCGGTCTGCTGTTCGGCGCCCTGCACGCCGGAGGGCTGGCCATGCAGAGCGTCGCCCAGACCCCGCTGACCCTGACCACCGCCCTGCAGGCGCTGATCGTGCTGTTCGTCGCCGCCCCCGCGCTGGTCGCGAAGCTGCTGCCGTTCCTGCGGGGCCGCCGGCTCCGACCCGTCGGTCCGGCAGCCGAAGGGGGTCTCGCGTGA
- a CDS encoding ABC transporter ATP-binding protein, whose amino-acid sequence MTDQDAGLRLRGITKRFGTLVANDAIDLDIVPGEIHCLLGENGAGKSTLMNVLYGLLQPDEGEITIDGRPQVSRSPKEAIAAGIGMVHQHFMLVDVFTVAENLALGDHRRGLLNMRQARRTVASLSERYHLDVDPDARVEDLPVGVQQRVEILKALADDARYLIFDEPTAVLTPQEIDELIAVMRSLRDEGRAIVFITHKLREVRAIADKITVIRRGQVVGTALPSDPEAHLAELMVGRAVSLVVDKEPARPSEQPRLVLQGVSVASPSGLLAVHELDLEVAGGEIVCVAGVQGNGQTELAEALLGAAPVTAGTVHLDGRPLATGSTRDTIRAGVGFVPEDRKRDGFVGSFTVAENLVLNQADEKPYARGIALDLPTIRRNAEARVAEFDIRTQSVDTPVAALSGGNQQKVVLARELSRPLSVLVASQPTRGVDVGAIEFLHRRLVEERDRGTAVLIVSTELDEVVALADRVAVMYRGRIVGTVPPTTSREVLGLMMAGVPTDEALAAASATTRTEEDEALAASLASTPEEAR is encoded by the coding sequence GTGACTGACCAGGACGCAGGCCTGCGCCTGCGCGGGATCACCAAGCGGTTCGGGACGCTCGTGGCCAACGACGCCATCGACCTCGACATCGTGCCGGGCGAGATCCACTGCCTGCTCGGCGAGAACGGCGCCGGGAAGTCGACCCTGATGAACGTGCTCTACGGGCTGCTGCAGCCCGACGAGGGCGAGATCACCATCGACGGCCGCCCGCAGGTCTCACGCAGCCCCAAGGAGGCGATCGCCGCGGGGATCGGGATGGTCCACCAGCACTTCATGCTGGTCGACGTCTTCACGGTCGCGGAGAACCTGGCCCTCGGCGACCACCGCCGCGGGCTCCTCAACATGCGTCAGGCCCGCCGTACCGTCGCGTCGCTGTCGGAGCGCTACCACCTCGACGTCGACCCCGACGCGCGCGTGGAGGACCTGCCCGTGGGCGTCCAGCAGCGGGTCGAGATCCTCAAGGCCCTGGCCGACGACGCGCGCTACCTGATCTTCGACGAGCCGACCGCGGTGCTCACCCCGCAGGAGATCGACGAGCTGATCGCGGTCATGCGTTCGCTGCGCGACGAGGGCCGCGCCATCGTCTTCATCACCCACAAGCTCCGCGAGGTCCGCGCGATCGCGGACAAGATCACGGTCATCCGCCGCGGCCAGGTCGTCGGCACGGCGCTGCCGAGCGACCCCGAGGCGCACCTGGCCGAGCTGATGGTCGGCCGGGCGGTCAGCCTCGTGGTCGACAAGGAGCCCGCGCGCCCCAGCGAGCAGCCCCGACTGGTGCTGCAGGGCGTCTCGGTGGCCAGCCCGAGCGGCCTGCTGGCGGTGCACGAGCTCGACCTCGAGGTCGCGGGCGGCGAGATCGTCTGCGTCGCCGGCGTCCAGGGCAACGGGCAGACCGAGCTCGCCGAGGCGCTGCTCGGCGCCGCACCGGTCACCGCGGGGACGGTCCACCTCGACGGCCGGCCGCTGGCCACCGGCTCCACCCGGGACACCATCCGGGCCGGCGTCGGCTTCGTCCCCGAGGACCGCAAGCGCGACGGCTTCGTGGGCAGCTTCACCGTGGCCGAGAACCTGGTGCTCAACCAGGCGGACGAGAAGCCGTACGCCCGCGGCATCGCGCTGGACCTGCCCACCATCCGGCGCAACGCCGAGGCCCGGGTCGCGGAGTTCGACATCCGCACCCAGTCCGTCGACACCCCGGTCGCCGCGCTCTCCGGTGGCAACCAGCAGAAGGTCGTGCTGGCCCGCGAGCTGTCCCGGCCGCTGTCGGTGCTGGTGGCCAGCCAGCCCACCCGCGGCGTCGACGTCGGCGCCATCGAGTTCCTGCACCGCCGGCTGGTGGAGGAGCGGGACCGCGGCACCGCCGTGCTCATCGTCTCCACCGAGCTGGACGAGGTGGTGGCGCTCGCGGACCGGGTCGCCGTCATGTACCGCGGCCGGATCGTCGGGACCGTGCCGCCCACCACGTCGCGGGAGGTGCTCGGGTTGATGATGGCCGGCGTGCCGACCGACGAGGCGCTGGCGGCGGCGTCGGCGACCACCCGGACCGAGGAGGACGAGGCCCTGGCCGCGTCCCTCGCGAGCACCCCCGAGGAGGCCCGGTGA
- a CDS encoding BMP family lipoprotein: MKKSLFAGSALSAAVLLTLGACAEAPGTADPAASSSASASSGASGAADFKACMVSDSGGFDDRSFNQTSYKGMTDAAAELGIETGQVESSSAADFAGNIQSMVDADCKIIVTVGFLLSDDTVAAAKKNPDIDFAIVDNNDPEAYKGVDNLKPLVFNTAQSSFMAGYLAAGTSQTKKVGTFGGVKIPTVTIFMDGFAQGVDYYNEKKSADVSVLGWDVSKQDGQFVGNFESDTDGGRVAGTLISQGADVILPVAGPAGIGALQAAKASGGKANAIWVDTDGCVSAETYCPQIISSVYKGMDVAVADAIKASQDGSFSAEPYVGTLENEGTGLSPYNQFDSKVPAELKTELDQIKADIIAGTITIESKSQPSS, translated from the coding sequence GTGAAGAAGTCCTTGTTCGCGGGCTCAGCGCTCAGCGCTGCCGTCCTGCTCACCCTCGGCGCCTGCGCCGAGGCCCCCGGCACCGCCGACCCGGCGGCCAGCAGCAGCGCCAGCGCCAGCTCGGGCGCCAGTGGTGCTGCCGACTTCAAGGCCTGCATGGTCTCCGACTCCGGCGGCTTCGACGACCGCTCGTTCAACCAGACCTCATACAAGGGCATGACCGACGCCGCGGCCGAGCTGGGCATCGAGACCGGGCAGGTCGAGTCGAGCTCGGCAGCGGACTTCGCCGGGAACATCCAGTCGATGGTCGACGCGGACTGCAAGATCATCGTCACCGTCGGCTTCCTGCTCAGCGACGACACGGTCGCCGCGGCCAAGAAGAACCCCGACATCGACTTCGCGATCGTCGACAACAACGACCCCGAGGCCTACAAGGGTGTCGACAACCTGAAGCCGCTGGTGTTCAACACCGCCCAGTCCAGCTTCATGGCCGGCTACCTCGCCGCCGGCACCTCGCAGACCAAGAAGGTCGGCACCTTCGGCGGCGTGAAGATCCCGACCGTGACGATCTTCATGGACGGCTTCGCCCAGGGCGTCGACTACTACAACGAGAAGAAGAGCGCCGACGTGTCGGTCCTCGGCTGGGACGTCTCCAAGCAGGACGGCCAGTTCGTCGGCAACTTCGAGTCCGACACCGACGGTGGTCGGGTCGCCGGCACCCTGATCAGCCAGGGCGCCGACGTCATCCTCCCGGTCGCCGGGCCGGCCGGGATCGGCGCGCTGCAGGCCGCCAAGGCCAGCGGCGGCAAGGCGAACGCCATCTGGGTGGACACCGACGGTTGCGTCAGCGCCGAGACCTACTGCCCGCAGATCATCTCCAGCGTCTACAAGGGCATGGACGTCGCCGTCGCCGACGCGATCAAGGCGTCGCAGGACGGCAGCTTCTCCGCCGAGCCCTACGTCGGCACCCTGGAGAACGAGGGCACCGGGCTCTCCCCGTACAACCAGTTCGACTCCAAGGTCCCGGCCGAGCTGAAGACCGAGCTCGACCAGATCAAGGCCGACATCATCGCGGGCACGATCACCATCGAGTCCAAGTCGCAGCCGTCCTCCTGA